The sequence GTTGGCGCTGGTGACCAGAATCCGTGGCAGGCTCATGTTGACCATGAGCTTTGCCACGTACTTCACGTCCAGTTCGCGTGAGACGATCAGTGCCGGCTTGGCGCAGATGTCGTAAACGTTGAGCAGGTCGATGTCACCCTCTTCGGCGACAATGGTCTTGAGGATATCGGTGTAGGTAATCAGTCCATAGGCGTCGTGCTCATTGCCTTTTTCCACCACCAGCGACTTGATGCCGTGCTGGCGCATCTTCTGCATGGCCTCGCGCACAGTGGCCAGGGCGGAGATGGTGACGACGTTGGACTTCATGATGTCCTTGACTAGCATGGGCCGGGCTCCGGGTCAGATTTCGTTTTTGATCAGTTGTTCGAAGTGTTCGATCTGCTGGTGGGCGATGCCGGCGATATGCTCGATCGGCAAGGTGAACACTACCCCACGGGTATGGTTTTTCAGATCAAGGTCCTTGACCAGTTGCTTCATCACTCGTAGTGAAAGCTTCTTCTCCAGCACGAA is a genomic window of Halopseudomonas phragmitis containing:
- a CDS encoding CBS domain-containing protein encodes the protein MLVKDIMKSNVVTISALATVREAMQKMRQHGIKSLVVEKGNEHDAYGLITYTDILKTIVAEEGDIDLLNVYDICAKPALIVSRELDVKYVAKLMVNMSLPRILVTSANELVGIITMNDIVGAILEMADGDC